From the genome of Malus sylvestris chromosome 6, drMalSylv7.2, whole genome shotgun sequence, one region includes:
- the LOC126626645 gene encoding uncharacterized protein LOC126626645: MGGCDVDGNLNEDKFSAPMPWIGIYVAAASLACLIAMAADVIHGFRHWKLWFPCKFFSIDATSLTLIGVAIKLSVDLNTPMPGRQDQLAKLSSSVLICTVMGNTMPSLGVMKNKEIMMNAIAFGIVVITLIVNICIQLATGAIFVFCMEHAFIMFIMLVLLIMMNFSALTVPVCKRYLEHKYNKKYQLALKDGRDETGTPVVTTLKECLMKHWMMAHTSSPQFVVGRSATCTASGAFCLLSAMILAEAILRSYLMPWSFTFCSGKSDYKWSTTLVLTVQTTAVAVGTIGPASRWFTAINFRCAKRGNKSYREELKVEKYWIQGLLELKECPLSMRITNRHCRKLVHGTRNKLLDLCISMQTGNVIVSKAIRLISIFIVSKILLCCDFCKQRKSKVNTIFNDSGTESQPNPKQDLSRYVLHLEGEDALVHHMMRSNCDATDHWFRRGKKLEPKYIMKLLEKSTLSQGFKGVANFDSEQVPSLDLEEPPNCWALPVVTLTSIALALPNISSSSIEELISGVHEGLMYINFIENYLDGKEDVTNVRKAAITVWQGVDLYHKWLDVDLRKMSPEGKSSKEILEGLAETAKYIFEESRKKNMTTNACLRDNPSKWPVRELAANSMYRISQTILMNYESNINQTGERLSEELKVMISDIMAACLTNLRLVIKMKCLSIGIEEREESVRHAVYILGKTENILNILDHRIPPSMDLSQISCIDEWRSLHKDSPLYFPSPSPSEGDKASSLSSDFYLVID, translated from the coding sequence ATGGGCGGCTGCGACGTCGACGGGAATCTGAACGAGGACAAGTTCAGTGCTCCTATGCCTTGGATTGGCATCTATGTAGCAGCTGCATCCTTAGCCTGCCTAATTGCAATGGCTGCCGATGTTATCCATGGCTTTCGACATTGGAAACTCTGGTTCCCTTGCAAGTTCTTCTCCATCGATGCAACTTCTTTGACCTTGATTGGTGTTGCAATTAAACTGTCGGTGGATCTCAATACTCCAATGCCCGGCCGCCAGGATCAGCTCGCAAAGCTCAGCAGTTCTGTATTGATCTGCACAGTAATGGGTAACACTATGCCTTCTcttggagtcatgaaaaataaagaaatcatGATGAATGCAATTGCTTTTGGAATTGTGGTTATTACCCTTATCGTGAATATTTGCATTCAATTAGCTACTGGTGCAATCTTTGTTTTCTGCATGGAGCATGCTTTCATCATGTTCATCATGCTTGTTCTACTTATCATGATGAATTTCTCTGCTTTAACCGTTCCCGTATGTAAACGATATTTAGAACACAAGTACAATAAAAAGTACCAATTAGCTCTAAAAGATGGCAGAGATGAAACAGGTACACCAGTGGTTACCACACTTAAAGAATGTCTGATGAAACATTGGATGATGGCTCATACCTCTAGTCCCCAGTTTGTGGTGGGGCGTTCAGCAACATGCACGGCTTCTGGAGCATTTTGTCTTTTGAGTGCCATGATTTTAGCAGAAGCAATACTTCGGAGTTACTTGATGCCGTGGTCATTTACATTTTGTAGCGGCAAGTCTGACTACAAGTGGTCAACCACTTTGGTTCTTACTGTGCAGACCACTGCAGTAGCAGTTGGTACAATCGGTCCTGCATCAAGATGGTTCACCGCCATAAATTTCAGATGCGCAAAAAGAGGAAACAAAAGCTACAGAGAAGAACTTAAAGTAGAAAAGTACTGGATCCAGGGACTGTTAGAGTTGAAAGAATGTCCTTTATCAATGAGAATCACAAATAGGCACTGCAGGAAACTTGTTCACGGCACAAGAAACAAACTTTTAGACTTGTGTATCTCAATGCAGACGGGCAATGTCATAGTGAGTAAGGCCATTCGGCTTATTTCCATCTTCATTGTTAGCAAGATATTGTTATGCTGCGACTTCTGCAAACAGAGGAAGTCCAAAGTCAACACTATTTTTAATGATTCGGGGACAGAGTCACAGCCAAACCCAAAGCAAGATCTTAGCCGGTACGTTCTGCATCTTGAAGGTGAGGATGCATTGGTGCACCACATGATGAGAAGCAACTGTGATGCTACTGATCATTGGTTTCGAAGGGGAAAGAAGCTAGAGCCTAAATATATCATGAAACTGTTAGAGAAATCAACACTTTCACAAGGATTCAAAGGAGTTGCCAATTTTGACAGTGAACAAGTTCCCTCTCTAGACTTGGAAGAACCACCAAATTGTTGGGCTCTACCTGTCGTGACACTTACAAGTATTGCTCTTGCACTTCCAAACATCAGCAGTAGTTCAATTGAAGAGCTGATTAGTGGTGTTCACGAAGGGCTCATGTACAtaaattttattgaaaattaCCTGGATGGTAAAGAAGATGTCACCAATGTCAGAAAGGCAGCAATTACAGTGTGGCAAGGAGTTGATCTCTATCACAAGTGGCTAGATGTGGATCTCCGTAAAATGTCACCTGAGGGGAAGAGCTCAAAGGAAATACTTGAAGGACTTGCTGAGACTGCAAAGTATATATTTGAAGAGTCTAGAAAGAAGAATATGACTACGAATGCATGTTTAAGAGATAACCCTTCAAAATGGCCTGTTAGAGAACTGGCTGCTAATTCCATGTATAGGATAAGTCAAACTATTCTGATGAATTATGAAAGCAACATCAACCAGACAGGTGAGAGATTATCCGAAGAGCTCAAAGTCATGATTTCGGACATAATGGCTGCTTGTCTCACTAATTTACGTCTAGTTATAAAGATGAAGTGTCTGAGCATCGGCATtgaagagagggaggagagtgTGCGGCATGCAGTTTACATTCTTGGCAAAACTGAAAACATTTTGAATATTCTAGACCATAGAATTCCCCCAAGTATGGACCTGAGCCAAATTTCTTGCATTGATGAGTGGCGTTCGTTGCACAAGGACAGTCCCTTGTACTTCCCTTCTCCATCTCCATCAGAGGGTGACAAAGCCTCTTCTCTTTCAAGTGACTTCTACCTGGTGATTGACTAG